The Pseudomonas alkylphenolica genomic sequence CTGCGAGTTCAGCCGGCAAAACCGTACCCTGACCGCACCGGAACTGGCACGGCGCCTGGAGCTGCCGCGCTCGACCATCTTCCGCCTGCTGACCACCCTGGAAACCATGGGCTTCGTCACCCGCAGCGGCAACGAATACCGCCTGGGCATGTCGGTGCTGCGCCTGGGCTTCGAATACCTCGCCTCGCTGGAACTGACCGAGCTCGGCCAGCCGCTGCTGGCACGGCTGTGCGACCACCTCAACTACCCGAGCAATCTGGTGGTGCGCGATGGTCGCTCGATTGTCTATGTCGCCAAGGTCTCGCCACCCTCGGTGTTCTCCAGTGCGGTCAACGTCGGCACCCGCCTGCCGGCTCACGCCACGGTGCTCGGGCGCATCCTCCTGGAAGACCTGAGTCTGGCCGAGCTGCGCGAGCTGTACCCGGAAGAACACCTTGAGCAGCACTCGCCGTGCACGCCGAAAACCGTGCTGGAACTGTTCGACTTGGTGCAGGGCGACCGCCAGCGCGGCTATGTCAGCGGCGAAGGGTTTTTCGAGCCATCGATCTCGACCATTGCCGCCCCGGTGCGCGATCACAGCGGCAAGGTGGTCGCCGCCATGGGCGTGACCATTCCCACAGCGCAGGTTGGCCATATCAATTTCGACGGTTTGCTCGGTCACGTACGCGGCAACGCCGACGAACTGTCACGCCTGCTCAACTACACGCCTAACGCCGGTTCCGGCCGCGTTACTGCCTTGATGAGGGATTGAGATGAGCAGCCTTTATCAACTGCAAGGCCGGACCGCGATCGTCACCGGTGGCTCCTCCGGGATTGGCCTGGCCTGTGTCGAACAACTGCTTGAAGCCGGTGCTGCAGTGGCCTTCTGCGGCCGCGATCAGGACCGCTTGAACAGCGCCGAAGCACGCTTGCGTGAACGCTTCCCCGAAGCCCGTCTGCTGGCTCAGGTGTGCGATGTGCTGGATACCGAATCGGTGCAAGCCTTTGCCGCCGCCAGCCTGGCCGCGCTGGGCCCGGCGCAGGTATTGATCAACAACGCCGGACAAGGCCGGGTCTCGACCTTCGCCGACACCACCGACGAGGCCTGGAGCGAAGAGCTGCAGCTGAAGTTCTTTTCGGTGATCTACCCGGTCCGCGCCTTCCTGCCACAGCTGCAAAGCCAGCCCGGTGCCTCGATCGTCTGCGTCAACTCGCTGCTGGCCAGCCAGCCCGAGCCGCACATGGTCGCCACCTCGGCGGCGC encodes the following:
- a CDS encoding SDR family oxidoreductase → MSSLYQLQGRTAIVTGGSSGIGLACVEQLLEAGAAVAFCGRDQDRLNSAEARLRERFPEARLLAQVCDVLDTESVQAFAAASLAALGPAQVLINNAGQGRVSTFADTTDEAWSEELQLKFFSVIYPVRAFLPQLQSQPGASIVCVNSLLASQPEPHMVATSAARAGLKNLVRSMATEFAEKDIRVNGILIGLVESGQWRRRFEAREERTLDWPQWTAQLAQRKHIPLGRLGLPKEAAQAILFLASPLSAYTTGSHIDVSGGLSRHA
- a CDS encoding IclR family transcriptional regulator encodes the protein MNDSDLLKDNQDKYIVPGLERGLLLLCEFSRQNRTLTAPELARRLELPRSTIFRLLTTLETMGFVTRSGNEYRLGMSVLRLGFEYLASLELTELGQPLLARLCDHLNYPSNLVVRDGRSIVYVAKVSPPSVFSSAVNVGTRLPAHATVLGRILLEDLSLAELRELYPEEHLEQHSPCTPKTVLELFDLVQGDRQRGYVSGEGFFEPSISTIAAPVRDHSGKVVAAMGVTIPTAQVGHINFDGLLGHVRGNADELSRLLNYTPNAGSGRVTALMRD